In Cryptomeria japonica chromosome 10, Sugi_1.0, whole genome shotgun sequence, a genomic segment contains:
- the LOC131072596 gene encoding UDP-glycosyltransferase 85A2: MNEGAQPHALLIPVPVQGHINSMMQLAWKLTSHGFLITFLNTHDTLHRILEANRKTSLPKNWDLIRMISVPMEAQPEDGRDDATKFSESLEKELGPPVILSLIQKINNEEERKITCIIADFWMCSGLQAVANFHVISLAVLHTQLLSVCAISYFSPSLISRGILPNNGIVEEDKMVKCLSSVPPMRSGELPWMHRGEYLFLKGNRIAQELKEIKWVLFNSFHDLEAPAVEELSKEVGVYTIGPLIPPEFLHGDSSDTTKILPSLWTDELECLKWLDKQVAQSVIYLSFGSFTVLEEKQVEEVALGLEVIKRPFLWVLRSDGVKGDRAILISRLLESTGDQGCIVGWAPQLQVLCHPSLACFVTHCGWNSVQESMSMGVPMLCWPYFSDQFLNRNYVVDVWKVGLLLNPNKDGHIEKEECRKAVEELLVSEKGMEIREKVNKWKTIARNAEKEGGSSSKSFNLFVNAIKQIPVTKI; this comes from the exons atgaatgaaggggCGCAGCCTCATGCGCTTCTAATCCCTGTGCCTGTACAGGGCCACATTAATTCTATGATGCAACTCGCCTGGAAACTCACCTCCCATGGATTTCTCATCACATTCCTTAACACCCACGATACCCTACACCGTATATTGGAAGCCAATAGGAAAACCTCTCTGCCCAAAAACTGGGATTTGATCCGAATGATCTCTGTTCCAATGGAGGCGCAGCCAGAAGATGGTCGGGACGACGCTACAAAATTTTCAGAGTCGCTAGAAAAGGAGCTGGGTCCTCCTGTTATTCTCAGTCTCATCCAGAAGATCAACAATGAAGAAGAGCGCAAAATCACTTGCATAATAGCAGATTTCTGGATGTGCTCTGGCTTACAGGCGGTTGCCAATTTCCATGTTATTTCTCTCGCTGTTTTGCATACTCAACTTCTTTCCGTTTGCGCCATCAGCTACTTCAGTCCCAGCCTCATCTCCCGGGGGATCCTTCCTAACAATG GTATTGTGGAGGAGGATAAAATGGTAAAATGTCTTTCCTCAGTACCACCAATGCGTTCTGGCGAACTTCCATGGATGCATCGGGGTGAGTACTTATTTCTTAAGGGGAATCGCATCGCTCAAGAACTGAAGGAGATAAAATGGGTCCTTTTCAACTCCTTTCACGACCTAGAAGCTCCAGCAGTGGAAGAACTATCCAAAGAAGTGGGAGTTTATACAATAGGTCCATTAATTCCTCCTGAGTTTCTACATGGCGATTCAAGCGATACGACCAAGATCCTTCCAAGCTTGTGGACAGACGAATTGGAATGTTTAAAATGGTTGGATAAACAAGTTGCCCAATCTGTGATCTACTTATCTTTCGGAAGTTTTACAGTTCTTGAGGAAAAGCAAGTGGAAGAGGTTGCTCTGGGTTTAGAGGTAATAAAAAGACCATTTCTGTGGGTTTTGCGCTCAGATGGAGTGAAAGGTGACAGGGCCATTTTGATTTCGAGGTTATTGGAGAGCACAGGAGATCAGGGGTGTATTGTGGGTTGGGCCCCACAGTTGCAGGTATTATGTCACCCTTCATTAGCATGCTTCGTCACACATTGTGGATGGAACTCGGTGCAGGAGAGTATGAGCATGGGAGTACCCATGCTCTGCTGGCCTTATTTCTCTGATCAGTTTCTTAACCGCAACTACGTCGTGGATGTCTGGAAAGTTGGGCTGCTTTTAAATCCCAATAAAGATGGACACATAGAGAAAGAGGAATGCAGAAAAGCTGTAGAGGAATTGCTGGTGAGCGAAAAAGGGATGGAAATCAGAGAGAAAGTGAACAAGTGGAAGACGATTGCAAGGAATGCGGAGAAGGAAGGAGGATCTTCTTCAAAAAGCTTTAATCTGTTTGTCAATGCCATCAAGCAGATTCCTGTGACAAAAATTTAG